One Zetaproteobacteria bacterium DNA segment encodes these proteins:
- the sppA gene encoding signal peptide peptidase SppA codes for MSPGDGLRMGGVRVISALLRGLWRLAGVLQRLVALLLLVALLVGGAALLYRRFHPLPEAVVLDLRIHGELREQAAPPAPVLFPSDLPVAGQTAIPDIVRALDRAAADPRIRAVWLDVETMEPVPLARIDAVAEAIDRFRSSGKPVVAYGASFSTAQYLLATSADRIVLHPTGVVALAGPAVLRHYFKSALDRLSLRATVVRAGRYKSFAEPVTREGMSDAAREAARAWLEEWWRQIKRRIAARRGIDAQRMQHLLDHPRKLAVLSHGDLAALARRERLVDLLGDRRDARRLLQRLLHRDAPLPWVESAEYLAATDRDAGGDGPTVALIRASGEIVPGKQPVSAIGARTLTDLIERAARDDSIAAVVLRIDSPGGSATAAETIHRALLRLKRRGKPLVVSMGGVAASGGYWIASAADEIWARPATLTGSIGVFALIPDLSPALEQAGIHLDGVQTTALLPIRGDRPLDAGQRALLEAGVAHIYDLFLQRVAEGRHLPRAQVERLAQGRVWSGVDALRLHLVDHLGGLGQAIAAAARRVGAHGDHYRVRTLHPEEEMWQRLAGRLLGRVAAALPTPPREVEWLLRLLWNGPWRAALSPDPRGIYAYAEL; via the coding sequence ATGTCCCCGGGGGATGGCCTGCGGATGGGGGGTGTCCGCGTGATTTCGGCCCTGCTGCGCGGGCTTTGGCGCCTGGCCGGTGTGTTGCAGCGGCTGGTCGCCCTGCTGCTGCTCGTGGCGCTGCTGGTTGGCGGCGCCGCTCTGCTCTATCGTCGGTTCCACCCCCTGCCGGAGGCCGTGGTGCTCGATCTGCGCATCCACGGCGAGCTGCGCGAGCAGGCGGCGCCTCCGGCGCCCGTTTTGTTCCCGTCGGATCTGCCGGTCGCCGGCCAGACCGCGATTCCTGACATCGTCCGGGCACTCGATCGCGCCGCCGCCGATCCACGCATCCGTGCGGTCTGGCTCGACGTCGAGACGATGGAGCCGGTGCCGCTGGCCCGGATCGATGCGGTGGCCGAGGCGATCGACCGCTTTCGCAGCAGTGGCAAGCCGGTGGTGGCCTACGGCGCCTCCTTCTCTACCGCCCAATATCTGCTGGCGACCTCCGCCGACCGCATCGTGCTCCATCCCACCGGGGTGGTGGCGCTGGCCGGCCCGGCGGTATTGCGCCACTACTTCAAGTCTGCGCTCGATCGCCTGTCGCTGCGTGCGACGGTGGTGCGGGCAGGTCGCTACAAATCCTTCGCCGAGCCGGTGACGCGGGAGGGGATGTCCGATGCGGCGCGGGAGGCGGCTCGTGCCTGGCTGGAGGAGTGGTGGCGGCAGATCAAGCGGCGGATCGCCGCGCGGCGCGGCATCGACGCGCAGCGGATGCAGCATCTGCTCGACCATCCTAGGAAGCTGGCGGTATTGTCGCACGGCGATCTGGCCGCCCTTGCGCGCCGCGAGAGGCTGGTCGACCTGCTTGGCGACCGCAGGGATGCGCGGCGGCTGCTCCAGCGCCTGCTCCATCGGGATGCGCCGCTGCCGTGGGTGGAATCGGCCGAGTACCTGGCCGCCACCGACAGGGATGCGGGGGGCGACGGGCCGACGGTTGCGCTGATCCGGGCCAGCGGCGAGATCGTCCCCGGCAAGCAGCCGGTAAGCGCGATCGGCGCACGCACGCTGACCGATCTGATCGAGCGGGCGGCGCGGGACGACTCCATCGCCGCGGTGGTGTTGCGCATCGACTCGCCGGGGGGGAGCGCCACCGCCGCCGAGACGATCCATCGCGCGCTGCTGCGGCTGAAACGGCGGGGCAAGCCGCTGGTGGTGTCGATGGGCGGGGTGGCAGCCTCCGGCGGCTACTGGATCGCCAGCGCCGCCGACGAGATCTGGGCGCGGCCGGCGACGTTGACCGGCTCGATCGGGGTCTTCGCCCTCATCCCCGATCTCTCGCCGGCGCTGGAGCAGGCGGGGATCCATCTCGACGGGGTGCAGACCACGGCGCTGCTCCCGATCCGCGGCGACCGGCCGCTCGACGCCGGTCAGCGGGCGCTGCTCGAGGCGGGGGTGGCCCATATCTACGATCTTTTCCTGCAGCGGGTGGCCGAAGGGCGCCATCTGCCGCGGGCGCAAGTGGAGCGGCTGGCCCAGGGGCGGGTGTGGAGCGGCGTGGATGCGCTGCGGCTCCATCTGGTCGACCATTTGGGCGGTCTCGGGCAGGCGATCGCCGCCGCCGCCCGCCGCGTCGGGGCGCACGGAGACCACTACCGCGTCCGCACCCTCCATCCCGAGGAGGAGATGTGGCAACGGCTCGCCGGGCGGCTCCTCGGCCGGGTGGCGGCGGCGCTGCCCACCCCGCCGCGGGAGGTGGAGTGGTTGTTGCGTCTGCTGTGGAACGGGCCGTGGCGCGCAGCGCTGTCGCCCGACCCGAGGGGGATCTACGCCTATGCCGAACTCTGA
- the ubiG gene encoding bifunctional 2-polyprenyl-6-hydroxyphenol methylase/3-demethylubiquinol 3-O-methyltransferase UbiG codes for MQPPAAVDRSEIDKFDALAAEWWDPEGRFRPLHRIQPIRLGYIRRTAAPLAGRRLLDVGCGGGLLAEALAAEGAEVTGIDRSERAIAIARSHAAQQGIAVDYAVSDAETWAETHQHAYDLITCLEVLEHLPDVPGTLAACSAMLQPGGLLFFATINRTPTAWLKAILGAEYLLGWLPRGTHDYRRFIRPSELQRALRGAGLTLRELRGLCFDPLANRFYEGEDLSVNYMGFAVQRA; via the coding sequence ATGCAACCGCCCGCCGCGGTGGACCGGTCGGAGATCGACAAGTTCGACGCCCTCGCCGCCGAGTGGTGGGATCCCGAGGGGCGGTTCCGGCCGTTACACCGCATCCAGCCGATCCGACTGGGCTACATCCGGCGCACCGCCGCGCCTCTGGCCGGACGGCGGCTGCTCGACGTCGGCTGCGGCGGCGGTCTGCTGGCCGAAGCGCTGGCCGCCGAAGGGGCCGAGGTCACCGGAATCGACCGATCGGAGCGGGCGATCGCCATCGCCCGCAGCCACGCCGCGCAGCAGGGCATCGCGGTCGACTACGCCGTCTCCGACGCCGAAACCTGGGCCGAAACGCACCAGCATGCCTACGATCTGATCACCTGCCTCGAGGTGCTGGAACACCTGCCCGACGTGCCGGGCACCCTTGCCGCCTGCAGCGCCATGCTGCAGCCCGGGGGGCTCCTCTTCTTCGCCACCATCAACCGTACGCCGACCGCTTGGCTCAAGGCGATCCTCGGCGCGGAGTATCTGCTCGGCTGGCTGCCGAGGGGAACCCACGACTACCGCCGCTTCATCCGCCCCTCCGAGCTGCAGCGGGCGTTGCGCGGCGCGGGGCTGACGCTGCGCGAACTGCGCGGCCTCTGCTTCGATCCGCTGGCCAACCGCTTCTACGAAGGCGAGGATCTCTCGGTCAACTACATGGGGTTCGCGGTCCAACGCGCCTGA
- the uvrC gene encoding excinuclease ABC subunit UvrC produces MWRRPPLDLARLPTEPGVYRMCDDTGGVLYVGKARNLRRRVSSYFQRMPESPRTVAMVRQIAAIEFTVTASEAEALLLEHSLIQQLKPRYNVLLKDAKSYPWIVLTAEAFPRLLLHRGRRIEGEYFGPFPDVRAVRATIKLMQQLFRLRDCTAAAFRNRSRPCMQHQIGRCTAPCVGLVDATDYRAQVAEARRFLRGAADELIAGWQQEMERAAAALEFERAAELRDRIRMLRSVVEGARRDDLPADADAIAIVRHDGGAALAVGVRRSGRDLGVQLLRVRQGGEAEPLELLHALLLQRYRSEPPPPLVLIDGDETLLDPLGELLALLAPQRKRTLRIPRQGPLRAWLEQVTHSARQMVAAAGGGDAQAAFEAAAELLGLPEPPGLIAAVDNAHMGGSQMVSAIVCADRHGLRKELYRHYRLDGVPAGDDPAAMAAVLTRYARALDKEALPRPDLLLIDGGRAQLAAAGEALHRAGMDSIRLLAVSKGTSRKVGEERLWRGWLEEAPPLKPGRHHPGLLLIARVRDEAHRFAGRYLRKRRKQGMFASPLDAVPGVGKVLRARLLAHFGGIDGIKRASRRQLMEVKGVSERLAEAIFMALR; encoded by the coding sequence ATGTGGCGCCGACCACCCCTCGATCTCGCCCGGCTGCCGACCGAACCCGGCGTCTACCGCATGTGCGACGACACAGGCGGTGTGCTCTATGTCGGCAAGGCGCGCAACCTGCGCCGGCGGGTCTCCAGCTACTTCCAGCGCATGCCGGAGTCCCCCCGCACCGTGGCCATGGTACGGCAGATCGCGGCGATCGAGTTCACCGTCACCGCCTCGGAGGCGGAGGCGCTGCTGCTCGAACACAGCCTGATCCAGCAGCTCAAGCCGCGCTACAACGTGCTGCTCAAGGACGCCAAGAGCTACCCGTGGATCGTGCTCACCGCCGAGGCCTTCCCCCGCCTGCTGCTCCACCGCGGCCGCCGGATCGAGGGGGAGTATTTCGGCCCCTTCCCCGATGTGCGCGCCGTGCGCGCCACGATCAAGCTGATGCAGCAGCTCTTCCGCCTGCGCGACTGCACCGCCGCCGCCTTCCGCAACCGCAGCCGCCCCTGCATGCAGCACCAGATCGGCCGCTGCACCGCCCCCTGTGTCGGGCTGGTCGACGCCACCGACTACCGCGCGCAGGTGGCCGAGGCGCGCCGCTTCCTGCGCGGCGCGGCCGACGAGCTGATCGCCGGCTGGCAGCAGGAGATGGAGCGGGCGGCGGCGGCGCTGGAGTTCGAGCGGGCGGCCGAATTGCGCGACCGCATCCGCATGTTGCGCAGCGTGGTGGAGGGTGCGCGGCGGGACGACCTCCCGGCCGATGCCGACGCCATCGCCATCGTCCGCCACGACGGCGGCGCGGCACTGGCCGTCGGCGTGCGGCGCAGCGGGCGCGACCTCGGCGTGCAGCTGCTGCGGGTGCGCCAGGGGGGTGAGGCCGAGCCGCTGGAGCTGCTCCACGCCCTGCTGCTGCAGCGCTACCGCAGTGAGCCGCCCCCTCCGCTGGTGCTGATCGACGGCGACGAGACGCTGCTCGACCCGCTGGGGGAGCTGCTCGCCCTGCTCGCCCCGCAACGAAAGAGGACGCTGCGCATCCCCAGGCAGGGGCCGCTGCGCGCCTGGCTGGAGCAGGTGACCCACTCGGCGAGACAGATGGTCGCCGCCGCCGGCGGCGGCGATGCGCAGGCCGCATTCGAGGCCGCAGCCGAGCTGCTCGGGCTGCCCGAGCCGCCGGGGCTGATCGCCGCGGTGGACAACGCCCACATGGGCGGCAGCCAGATGGTCTCGGCGATCGTCTGCGCCGACCGGCACGGCCTGCGCAAGGAGCTCTACCGCCACTACCGGCTCGACGGCGTGCCGGCCGGCGACGACCCGGCGGCGATGGCCGCCGTGCTGACGCGCTACGCCCGAGCGCTCGACAAGGAGGCGCTGCCCCGCCCCGACCTGCTGCTGATCGACGGCGGCCGTGCCCAACTGGCCGCGGCCGGAGAGGCTCTCCACCGGGCGGGCATGGACTCCATCCGGCTGCTGGCGGTGAGCAAGGGGACAAGCCGCAAGGTGGGCGAGGAGCGGCTGTGGCGCGGCTGGCTGGAGGAGGCGCCGCCGCTCAAGCCGGGGCGGCACCATCCGGGGCTGCTGCTCATCGCCCGGGTGCGCGACGAGGCGCACCGCTTCGCCGGCCGTTACCTGCGCAAACGACGCAAGCAGGGGATGTTCGCCTCCCCCCTCGACGCCGTCCCCGGCGTCGGCAAGGTGCTGCGCGCGCGGCTGCTGGCCCACTTCGGCGGCATCGACGGCATCAAACGGGCCTCGCGCCGGCAGCTGATGGAGGTGAAGGGGGTCTCGGAGCGGCTGGCCGAGGCGATCTTCATGGCCCTGCGCTGA
- a CDS encoding histidinol-phosphatase HisJ family protein, which produces MHTPRCNHAEGRVADYARAAIDAGLREIGISDHSPMPPPFDDDWRMRMEQLEEYVAEVLAARDRFAGRLTIRLGLEVDWRPGCEPFVAELAGRHPWDYLIGSVHYLGDWAFDDPDRRDRWDSVGVGATFCSYFDAVAASAASGLFDIIGHPDLAKKFGHRPAPEEDAAVARAEEAMLDAVARAGVALEISSAGLRKPCGAIYPSPRIVAAAAARGIPFSYGSDAHAPGDVGFAMDGCRALLARHGVTRICTFHRRRRALRPL; this is translated from the coding sequence ATGCACACCCCGCGCTGCAACCATGCCGAGGGGCGGGTGGCCGACTACGCTCGGGCGGCGATCGACGCCGGTCTGCGCGAGATCGGGATCTCCGACCATAGCCCGATGCCGCCGCCGTTCGACGACGACTGGCGCATGCGCATGGAGCAGTTGGAGGAGTACGTCGCCGAGGTGTTGGCCGCGCGCGACCGCTTCGCCGGCCGCCTGACCATCCGCCTCGGGCTGGAGGTCGACTGGCGCCCCGGTTGCGAACCGTTCGTGGCCGAGCTGGCCGGGCGCCACCCGTGGGACTACCTGATCGGTTCGGTCCACTACTTGGGCGACTGGGCCTTCGACGATCCGGATCGGCGCGACCGCTGGGATTCGGTCGGGGTGGGGGCCACCTTCTGCAGCTATTTCGATGCGGTGGCCGCCTCGGCGGCGTCGGGGCTGTTCGACATCATCGGCCACCCCGATCTGGCCAAGAAGTTCGGCCACCGCCCCGCCCCGGAGGAGGATGCGGCGGTGGCCCGCGCCGAGGAGGCGATGCTCGATGCGGTGGCCCGCGCCGGGGTGGCGCTGGAGATCAGCAGCGCCGGGCTGCGCAAGCCGTGCGGCGCCATCTACCCCTCGCCGCGGATCGTCGCGGCTGCCGCGGCCCGGGGGATTCCTTTCAGCTACGGCTCCGACGCCCACGCCCCGGGCGATGTCGGTTTCGCCATGGATGGCTGCCGCGCCCTGCTGGCGCGCCATGGGGTGACGCGGATCTGCACCTTCCACCGTCGCCGCCGCGCTCTTCGACCGCTGTGA
- a CDS encoding nuclear transport factor 2 family protein encodes MVMVICNKIAQVPADEAPKHPKLNHPLHHPTKESRCSRKKTAMHFATEWEAAWNSHDIDQIIRHYADDIVLVSPIADKLLGTPEVAGVQSVRAYFMKGLEAYPNLEFKVIDVLHGVNTYRDQLHQPERHQGK; translated from the coding sequence ATGGTGATGGTGATATGCAATAAAATTGCACAGGTGCCCGCTGACGAGGCTCCAAAGCACCCAAAACTGAATCACCCGCTGCACCACCCGACAAAGGAGAGTCGATGCTCACGAAAAAAAACCGCAATGCATTTTGCAACAGAGTGGGAGGCAGCCTGGAACAGCCATGATATCGATCAAATCATCCGTCATTATGCAGATGACATCGTTCTTGTCTCCCCGATTGCCGACAAACTGCTTGGTACACCGGAGGTCGCCGGAGTCCAATCGGTAAGGGCATACTTCATGAAGGGGCTCGAGGCATACCCAAACCTGGAATTCAAGGTCATTGACGTGCTGCATGGCGTCAACACGTATCGTGATCAACTACATCAACCAGAACGGCATCAAGGCAAGTGA
- a CDS encoding HDOD domain-containing protein — MHCVHGRAACDGASGKASPPGGGGGRPGGAAEDSNGSGVVQDIYVGRQPIFDRNFKVVAYELLARLPGEKQKASDASEAAQVLVHALMDIGLDELTGGHKVHMNAASGFMLDNIADALPPGRVSFTLMQNTPITGELLDGLKSLREQGYSIIVDDFVYSPQLEKAIELADVVRIHYPAVAHCIADEVRQLSRFHVKILVSGVDDYEAMEVCKPLHIDYFQGDFFSQPDLVHGKQLSDNKMAVLRALQQVISAEAIDEVEDVVKQDVALSYRLLKYINSAAFGLKREITSIKQALSLLGLSNIRRWLSLLSLASLGENKPPELIKISLVRGKMLELTAALLGYRNQADYFILGMFSVLDALLDRPMKEALEDIALPQSVRDGLLVPDSEMGKLLTIVRFIEHNDWQQAEAACLVIPDLNAHLLMQQYLQAIRWADEQMRSLGL, encoded by the coding sequence TTGCATTGTGTTCATGGTCGCGCAGCATGCGACGGCGCATCGGGGAAGGCAAGCCCGCCCGGCGGTGGCGGGGGGCGGCCGGGCGGTGCGGCTGAGGATTCCAACGGGAGCGGTGTCGTGCAGGATATCTACGTCGGGCGTCAGCCCATCTTCGATCGCAACTTCAAGGTGGTGGCCTACGAGCTTCTCGCCCGCCTGCCCGGAGAGAAGCAGAAGGCGAGCGACGCCTCCGAGGCGGCGCAGGTGCTGGTCCACGCCCTGATGGACATCGGTCTCGACGAGCTGACCGGCGGCCACAAGGTGCACATGAATGCGGCCAGCGGCTTCATGCTCGACAACATCGCCGATGCGCTGCCGCCGGGGCGGGTCTCCTTCACCCTGATGCAGAACACTCCGATCACCGGCGAGCTGCTCGACGGCCTCAAGTCGCTGCGCGAGCAGGGGTATTCCATCATCGTCGACGACTTCGTCTACTCTCCCCAGCTGGAGAAGGCGATCGAGCTGGCCGACGTGGTGCGCATCCACTACCCGGCGGTGGCCCACTGCATCGCCGACGAGGTGCGGCAGCTCAGCCGATTCCACGTCAAGATCCTGGTCAGCGGCGTGGACGACTACGAGGCGATGGAGGTGTGCAAGCCGCTGCACATCGACTACTTCCAGGGGGACTTCTTCTCCCAGCCCGACCTGGTCCACGGCAAACAGCTCTCCGACAACAAGATGGCGGTGCTGCGCGCGCTGCAGCAGGTGATCTCGGCGGAGGCGATCGACGAGGTGGAGGATGTGGTCAAGCAGGATGTCGCCCTCTCCTACCGCCTGTTGAAGTACATCAACTCCGCCGCCTTCGGGCTGAAGCGGGAGATCACCTCGATCAAGCAGGCGCTCTCGCTGCTCGGGCTCTCCAACATCCGGCGCTGGCTTTCCTTGTTGTCGCTCGCCTCGCTGGGGGAGAACAAGCCGCCGGAGCTGATCAAGATCTCGCTGGTGCGGGGCAAGATGCTCGAGCTGACCGCCGCGCTGCTCGGCTACCGCAACCAGGCCGACTACTTCATCCTCGGTATGTTCTCGGTGCTCGACGCCCTGCTCGACCGGCCGATGAAGGAGGCGCTGGAGGATATCGCCCTGCCGCAGAGCGTGCGGGACGGCCTGCTGGTGCCCGATTCGGAGATGGGCAAGCTGCTGACCATCGTCCGCTTCATCGAACACAACGACTGGCAGCAGGCGGAGGCGGCTTGTCTGGTGATTCCCGATCTCAACGCCCACCTGCTGATGCAGCAGTATCTGCAGGCGATCCGCTGGGCCGACGAGCAGATGCGCTCGCTGGGGCTGTGA
- a CDS encoding cupin domain-containing protein produces MTGGKEISESDLILTSQQIERMQGEPRVHFLNPNAQRIRKAIGDEVGLTRIGVHLVYIEPGRDSTEHHKHYNEEECIYGLSGRGTLRIGEEEFSFGEGDFVGFPAGSAAHSLKNSGDTTLVILVMGQRLAQDTADYPDKGKRLYRNYGTWDLVDLSSVTDPRGGI; encoded by the coding sequence ATGACAGGAGGAAAGGAAATCTCCGAAAGTGATTTGATCCTGACATCTCAGCAAATTGAACGCATGCAGGGTGAACCGAGGGTACATTTCTTGAATCCCAATGCACAGAGGATCAGGAAAGCGATTGGTGATGAGGTGGGCTTGACCCGGATTGGCGTACACCTCGTCTATATTGAGCCGGGCAGAGACAGTACGGAACACCACAAGCACTACAATGAGGAGGAGTGCATCTATGGCCTGTCGGGCAGGGGAACGCTCAGAATTGGGGAGGAAGAGTTTTCTTTTGGTGAAGGTGATTTTGTTGGCTTTCCTGCCGGTTCGGCGGCACACAGCCTGAAAAACAGCGGTGACACAACGCTCGTCATCCTGGTCATGGGACAGCGACTGGCGCAAGATACCGCCGACTATCCGGACAAGGGCAAGCGACTGTATCGCAACTATGGGACATGGGACCTTGTTGATTTATCGAGCGTAACCGATCCAAGGGGAGGCATATAG
- a CDS encoding LPS-assembly protein LptD, with the protein MQRPLPLLLLLLLLIPQAARPAAVDLDARRVTRSSDGTITAEGGALLRRAGARLSAATIRYHPDRRTVDLYGAVRLRDAGYDLYAREAHYALEQHRGTLRDARIAMADAGAARARRAEQRAPGRFLLHDASFTTCRAGTPGGWRLDAQQAELDREAGLVTLHHATFTLAGTPLFYTPYWQYPLRRRSGLLTPRVGFGKRRGNELALPLYWAAAPNWDATLTPHWMEARGTAGAIELRHADTLGRERLQIEGLRDRQLGRKVRKAGGGAIHWRLAPGLGFDAHGRFVGDRAYLADFSPDGISGATRYLTSSARLGWHGDEGQAWISATRNQNLATASDAATLQILPRLESHHRIPLRLHGLLLGLDQQTTNFSRAQGSAGVRLVAAPWLELPWRLDDTGSLTLRLRLGGEHADYWLRNGLLPARQHRNSYNAALTLAADLERISDDGLWRHRITPILRYDRVVAPDQSRLARFDSAYTRLNMSNLLAANRFIGHDRVERAHRISLLLGQMLQHKPRRSATARTLFRAAFGLSYDLLRASVDPALKPPPQRPWSNLIGNLAWHPWPGVGLTAAGQFDPADHYWAYATVTASWKDERGDRWQGSYRQADRRYAAAAESLESSLRLAPAPRWRTELRWHYDLKRKRTRFANLALAYHHPCWRLTVEGYRNTLLAATSARSDTGLRLAFTIEGIGG; encoded by the coding sequence GTGCAACGCCCCCTCCCGCTGCTGCTGCTCCTGCTGCTGCTGATACCGCAGGCAGCCCGGCCGGCGGCGGTCGATCTCGACGCCCGCCGGGTGACCCGCAGCAGCGACGGCACCATCACCGCCGAGGGGGGCGCCCTGCTGCGGCGGGCCGGCGCCCGCCTCTCCGCCGCCACCATCCGCTACCACCCCGACCGGCGCACGGTCGACCTCTACGGCGCGGTCCGGCTGCGTGATGCCGGCTACGACCTCTACGCCCGCGAGGCCCACTACGCGCTGGAGCAACACCGGGGGACGTTGCGCGACGCACGCATCGCGATGGCCGACGCGGGAGCGGCGCGGGCGCGGAGGGCCGAGCAGCGCGCCCCGGGCAGGTTCCTGCTTCACGATGCCTCCTTCACCACCTGCCGCGCCGGCACGCCGGGCGGCTGGCGACTCGATGCGCAACAGGCCGAACTCGACCGCGAGGCCGGGCTGGTCACCCTCCACCACGCCACCTTCACCCTCGCCGGCACCCCCCTCTTCTACACCCCCTACTGGCAATACCCGCTGCGCCGCCGCTCCGGCCTGCTCACCCCGAGGGTCGGCTTCGGCAAACGGCGCGGCAACGAACTCGCCCTGCCGCTCTACTGGGCGGCCGCTCCGAACTGGGATGCCACCCTCACCCCCCACTGGATGGAGGCGCGCGGCACCGCCGGCGCGATCGAGCTGCGCCACGCAGACACGTTGGGGCGGGAGCGGCTGCAGATCGAGGGGCTGCGCGACCGGCAGCTCGGCCGCAAGGTGCGAAAGGCGGGCGGCGGCGCGATCCACTGGCGGCTCGCGCCCGGACTCGGCTTCGATGCCCATGGCCGCTTCGTCGGCGACCGCGCCTACCTGGCCGACTTCAGCCCCGACGGCATCAGTGGAGCCACCCGCTACCTGACCAGCAGCGCCCGCCTGGGATGGCACGGAGATGAGGGACAGGCCTGGATCAGCGCCACCCGCAACCAGAATCTCGCCACAGCCAGCGACGCCGCCACGCTGCAGATCCTGCCGCGGCTGGAGAGCCACCACCGCATCCCCTTGCGGCTGCACGGGCTGCTCCTCGGCCTCGACCAGCAGACCACCAACTTCAGCCGCGCCCAGGGCAGCGCCGGCGTGCGGCTGGTGGCGGCGCCGTGGCTGGAGCTGCCCTGGCGGCTGGACGACACCGGCAGCCTGACGCTGCGGCTGCGGCTGGGCGGAGAACACGCCGACTACTGGCTGCGCAACGGCCTGCTGCCGGCACGCCAGCACCGCAACAGCTACAACGCCGCCCTCACCCTCGCCGCCGACCTCGAACGCATCTCGGACGACGGCCTATGGCGCCACCGCATCACCCCGATCCTCCGCTACGACCGGGTGGTCGCACCCGACCAGTCGCGGCTGGCGCGCTTCGACTCCGCCTACACCCGGCTCAACATGAGCAACCTGCTCGCCGCCAACCGCTTCATCGGCCACGACCGAGTCGAGCGGGCCCACCGCATCTCGCTGCTGCTCGGCCAGATGCTGCAGCACAAGCCGAGGCGCAGCGCCACCGCCCGCACCCTCTTCCGCGCCGCCTTCGGCCTCTCCTACGACCTCTTGCGCGCCAGTGTCGATCCGGCGCTCAAGCCGCCCCCGCAGCGGCCGTGGTCCAACCTGATCGGCAACCTGGCCTGGCATCCCTGGCCGGGAGTGGGCCTGACCGCCGCAGGGCAGTTCGATCCGGCCGACCACTACTGGGCCTATGCGACCGTCACCGCCTCCTGGAAGGACGAGCGCGGCGACCGGTGGCAGGGGAGCTACCGCCAGGCCGACCGGCGCTACGCCGCCGCCGCGGAGAGCCTGGAGAGCAGCCTGCGGCTGGCGCCGGCCCCCCGCTGGCGGACGGAGCTGCGCTGGCACTACGACCTGAAGCGCAAACGGACCCGCTTCGCCAACCTCGCCCTCGCCTACCACCACCCCTGCTGGCGGCTGACCGTCGAGGGCTACCGCAACACGCTGCTCGCCGCGACCAGCGCCCGCTCCGACACCGGCCTGCGGCTGGCCTTCACCATCGAGGGTATCGGCGGCTGA